In Haloterrigena alkaliphila, a single genomic region encodes these proteins:
- a CDS encoding cold-shock protein: protein MARGRVRFLSDRETYGFIERDGYGQDVFLHRADVEHGPVEEGSRVEFDVTSADRGPRARNIRVTS, encoded by the coding sequence ATGGCTCGTGGACGCGTGCGATTCCTCAGCGATCGGGAGACCTACGGCTTTATCGAGCGCGATGGCTACGGGCAAGACGTGTTCCTCCACCGTGCTGACGTTGAACACGGCCCGGTCGAAGAGGGATCCCGTGTCGAGTTTGACGTGACGTCGGCCGACCGTGGGCCGCGAGCACGGAATATACGGGTGACCTCGTAG
- a CDS encoding ArsR family transcriptional regulator, producing MADISAHSKTDREENPLERQRELMELLSQETRHSIIQTLLGHPDHLASAAEINHAIPSKSKKTVEEQLDVLVEAGILEIYEYPPNKKKRGLPWKFYGFTEYGVGILGDFNYLKGVPMARAVHQKTRKPEKIERHETAPRPPLPESVRATFRLDDEEA from the coding sequence ATGGCCGACATCTCCGCGCACTCCAAAACTGACCGCGAGGAAAACCCCTTAGAGCGACAGCGAGAGTTGATGGAGTTGCTGTCACAGGAAACCCGCCACAGTATCATTCAGACGCTTCTGGGACATCCAGACCACCTCGCGTCAGCGGCTGAAATTAACCACGCCATCCCGAGTAAATCGAAAAAGACCGTCGAAGAGCAACTCGATGTACTCGTCGAAGCGGGAATCCTTGAGATCTACGAGTATCCCCCAAACAAGAAAAAGCGCGGCTTGCCGTGGAAATTCTACGGCTTCACCGAGTATGGAGTCGGTATCCTCGGGGACTTCAACTACCTCAAGGGCGTCCCAATGGCGCGAGCGGTTCACCAGAAAACGCGAAAGCCCGAGAAGATTGAGCGGCATGAAACGGCCCCCCGACCACCCCTCCCAGAATCGGTTCGTGCTACGTTCCGGCTTGACGACGAAGAAGCATAA
- a CDS encoding acyl-CoA dehydrogenase family protein — MVPFENTLSDPILTDEHRMLRDETQEFVTNEVLPEARERDPKSERMSDDLIQKMAEMGFFGILIDEEYDGLGLDLKTYAIIAEELSRGWLSVGSIIARGQSLAGATEEQKEYYLPKMARGELLKSIAISEAEAGSDVANMQTRAEKEGDEYVLNGQKMWTTFAKGSDFILTYAVTDPDAEPAHNGISGFIVEKPAGTFDRDGLSGQPVNKIGYHGWDTWMVQFDDVRVSEDKLVGHEEGQGFYQIMEFFEEGRVHTAARAVGLSRAALEDSLEYVRDREQFDQPLAEFQAIRFKLADMATKIEAARALTLLVAEAVDEGDRADAQAAMAKLFATEIAEDVTSEGIQIHGGYGYTTEFDVERHWRDARLTRIFEGTNEIQKRIIADRLL; from the coding sequence ATGGTTCCGTTCGAGAATACGCTCTCAGATCCCATACTAACGGATGAACATCGGATGCTCCGAGACGAGACCCAGGAGTTCGTCACAAACGAGGTTCTCCCCGAAGCGCGGGAACGCGATCCGAAAAGCGAACGAATGTCAGATGATCTCATCCAAAAGATGGCCGAAATGGGCTTCTTCGGGATTCTTATCGACGAAGAATATGACGGCCTCGGTCTGGATCTGAAAACGTACGCGATCATCGCTGAGGAACTCTCTCGAGGATGGCTCAGCGTCGGTAGCATCATTGCTCGAGGGCAGAGTCTCGCCGGAGCGACCGAGGAACAGAAAGAGTACTATCTTCCAAAGATGGCTCGCGGTGAACTGTTGAAGAGTATCGCTATCTCCGAGGCCGAGGCCGGGTCTGACGTGGCGAACATGCAGACTCGTGCCGAAAAGGAAGGTGACGAATACGTCTTAAACGGACAGAAGATGTGGACGACATTTGCGAAAGGGTCTGACTTCATCCTCACGTATGCGGTTACTGATCCTGACGCCGAGCCCGCACATAACGGGATTTCGGGATTCATCGTCGAGAAACCCGCCGGCACCTTCGACCGCGACGGACTGAGCGGACAGCCGGTAAATAAGATCGGCTACCACGGCTGGGATACATGGATGGTACAGTTCGACGACGTGCGAGTGAGCGAGGACAAGCTCGTCGGCCACGAAGAGGGCCAAGGCTTCTATCAGATAATGGAGTTCTTCGAGGAGGGACGAGTTCACACCGCAGCAAGAGCCGTTGGCCTCTCTCGAGCCGCTCTCGAAGACTCCCTCGAATACGTTCGAGACCGCGAGCAGTTCGACCAACCCCTCGCTGAGTTCCAGGCGATTCGATTCAAACTCGCGGACATGGCGACGAAGATCGAGGCCGCTCGAGCATTGACACTCCTCGTCGCAGAAGCTGTCGACGAAGGTGATCGGGCTGATGCGCAAGCTGCGATGGCAAAGCTGTTCGCCACCGAAATCGCCGAAGACGTAACCAGTGAAGGAATACAGATTCACGGCGGCTACGGGTATACGACCGAATTCGACGTTGAACGCCACTGGCGAGATGCACGACTCACGAGGATTTTCGAGGGAACGAACGAAATTCAGAAGCGCATCATCGCTGATCGATTGCTTTGA
- a CDS encoding APC family permease → MSEAPDSDTETLSSSIGIVGVLALLVGNAISVPIFVLPGPLAGTAGPALILAIILAAVPASFVVLYNAVLGSAMPVAGGLYVYISRLTAPYWGFLVPFTIPLVAWASLLITATGFAEYTQIFFDAPSTLLVYILLTFVLIVNLIGLRLVAQVQLVFFAGLVIALLTFIVPGASAVDTANYAPFFPDYGAFGLAVVALFYPFLGFGLLVELGEEIDNPGRTIPLVLGLGIGIVALFYVALIAVLVGVVPYTQLGSEADLALAASRFLPWWGEYIVAAGAVFAVVTTVNTTLLVFSRTLMRASRDGILPASLSRIHPRFDTPYYAVAVLGVPPFLLVPIAGEIVGLSVFIGLASLTAYFFCAIGLWNLPREFPNHYANAPFRLRRYRGLLAAVVGGAFATGTFWIVTLLQQPIVGVVLIGWFVVAYGYYRYRLSKTDLVETYRTMTTLDRHEQVDEDASESDD, encoded by the coding sequence ATGAGCGAGGCTCCCGATAGCGATACGGAGACGCTCTCTTCGAGTATTGGCATCGTCGGCGTTCTGGCGTTGCTGGTCGGGAACGCGATTTCGGTGCCGATATTCGTTCTGCCAGGGCCGCTGGCGGGGACCGCGGGACCGGCGCTCATTCTGGCCATCATATTGGCGGCCGTACCAGCGTCGTTTGTCGTCCTCTATAACGCCGTGCTCGGCTCGGCGATGCCCGTCGCAGGCGGGTTGTACGTCTATATCTCTCGACTCACGGCCCCCTACTGGGGGTTCTTGGTTCCCTTTACGATTCCGCTGGTCGCGTGGGCATCCCTGTTGATTACGGCGACTGGCTTCGCCGAGTACACCCAAATCTTCTTCGACGCGCCGTCGACGCTGCTCGTCTACATCCTGCTCACGTTCGTACTGATCGTCAATCTGATCGGACTCAGATTGGTCGCCCAGGTACAGCTGGTCTTCTTCGCCGGGCTCGTAATCGCGCTCCTGACGTTCATTGTTCCCGGCGCGAGCGCAGTCGACACCGCCAATTACGCGCCGTTCTTTCCGGACTACGGCGCGTTCGGCCTTGCGGTGGTCGCCCTGTTTTATCCGTTTCTGGGGTTCGGGTTACTGGTCGAACTCGGCGAGGAGATCGACAACCCTGGGCGAACGATTCCACTGGTCCTGGGTCTCGGGATCGGTATCGTTGCGCTGTTTTATGTGGCGCTAATCGCCGTTCTGGTCGGTGTCGTCCCGTATACACAACTCGGGAGCGAGGCCGATCTCGCGCTGGCCGCCTCGCGGTTCCTCCCCTGGTGGGGCGAGTACATTGTCGCAGCTGGTGCCGTCTTCGCGGTCGTTACGACGGTGAATACGACGCTGCTCGTCTTCTCACGAACGCTCATGCGCGCAAGCCGTGATGGCATCCTCCCAGCATCGCTATCACGTATCCACCCACGATTCGATACCCCCTATTACGCCGTGGCAGTACTCGGCGTCCCGCCGTTTCTGCTCGTCCCGATCGCGGGCGAAATCGTCGGCCTTTCGGTGTTCATCGGATTGGCCAGCCTCACTGCGTATTTCTTCTGTGCGATCGGTCTCTGGAACCTGCCCCGCGAATTCCCCAACCACTACGCCAACGCGCCATTTCGACTCCGACGATACCGCGGTCTCCTCGCTGCCGTCGTCGGCGGAGCGTTCGCGACTGGCACGTTCTGGATCGTCACACTCCTTCAGCAGCCTATCGTCGGCGTCGTCCTCATCGGTTGGTTCGTCGTCGCGTACGGCTACTACCGCTATCGGCTCAGTAAGACGGATCTAGTCGAAACCTATCGGACGATGACCACCCTCGACCGACACGAGCAAGTCGACGAGGACGCAAGTGAGAGCGACGATTGA
- a CDS encoding ribonucleotide reductase yields MPIDYSNREKSFELYRKGKREGTWDPDDYDFTADKEDWEQFTEAEQNRFLMTCAGFYDGEEDVTRTLAPYMMALDALDNEEMPFDTVQEEMYLAQQVYEEAKHTDLFSRYFEEVFETQDTEPYREGGYQEQGYSTDNLYDTADELLAAINAGEQRELVYALGEAYLNYMGLIEAQLARSGYLSFDQMIELKAEEMGRDIVLESFQNAIGNVRQDETRHIENGRWVMKQLAEAEPGIVQDVYEPRIEEYIENRLLTDTQMEMPFEGYDQKKIGRQTMQYLQDTIDYIGADRFDEYSNVKQVVRSQRAAD; encoded by the coding sequence ATGCCAATCGACTACAGTAATCGTGAGAAGTCGTTCGAACTGTATCGGAAGGGGAAGCGAGAAGGGACGTGGGATCCCGACGACTACGATTTCACGGCGGATAAAGAAGATTGGGAGCAGTTCACCGAAGCAGAGCAAAACCGGTTCCTCATGACGTGTGCGGGGTTTTACGACGGCGAAGAGGACGTAACACGGACGCTCGCGCCGTATATGATGGCCCTCGACGCCTTGGACAACGAGGAGATGCCGTTCGACACGGTCCAAGAGGAGATGTATCTGGCCCAGCAGGTCTACGAGGAAGCCAAACACACCGACCTCTTCAGTCGGTACTTCGAGGAGGTGTTCGAGACCCAGGATACCGAACCGTATCGCGAAGGTGGATATCAAGAACAGGGGTACAGTACGGACAATCTGTACGACACGGCAGATGAGTTGCTCGCGGCGATCAACGCAGGCGAGCAGCGCGAATTAGTGTACGCACTCGGTGAGGCCTACTTGAACTACATGGGACTCATCGAGGCCCAGCTCGCCCGTAGCGGCTACCTCTCGTTCGACCAGATGATCGAACTGAAAGCCGAGGAGATGGGGCGAGATATCGTCCTCGAGTCGTTCCAGAACGCCATTGGAAACGTTCGTCAGGACGAAACTCGCCACATTGAGAACGGCCGTTGGGTGATGAAACAACTGGCCGAAGCCGAACCTGGTATCGTTCAAGACGTCTACGAACCCCGGATCGAGGAATACATCGAGAATCGCCTGTTGACAGACACCCAGATGGAAATGCCGTTTGAGGGGTACGATCAAAAGAAGATCGGCAGACAGACGATGCAGTACTTGCAGGACACGATCGACTACATCGGTGCCGATCGGTTCGACGAATACAGTAACGTGAAGCAAGTCGTCCGTAGTCAGCGCGCTGCTGACTGA
- a CDS encoding DUF2080 family transposase-associated protein, translating to MDRFEIEGEEVLDGTAKPSGNSAHVIVPKRWRGSDVKVVRVSEPDSHE from the coding sequence ATGGATAGATTTGAAATCGAAGGTGAGGAAGTCCTCGATGGAACGGCAAAACCTTCGGGGAATAGTGCCCACGTCATCGTTCCCAAACGCTGGCGCGGATCCGACGTGAAAGTCGTCCGCGTCTCCGAACCCGATTCACACGAGTAG
- a CDS encoding RNA-guided endonuclease InsQ/TnpB family protein, translating to MQYNYKYRLNPPKALTKTLLHHVDTCRQLYNHVLYLLSETDDIPARYEVQGRLPDLKTWWDDLTDVHSKVLQMVVKRVYDNLSTLKAQKENGRAVGMLKWKPPREYRSLTYNQSGFELKNTSGRPVLWLSKIGEIPIHLHRDIPENATIKQVAVKREPTGEWYATFGIDVEEATPEKPETPEKIVGIDVGILKYAHDTDGYAIESPDFSDERERLERAQRDLSRKEHGSANWEKQRQVVAERHANLKRKRRDFLHKLSNYYATEYDLVAVEDLDAKGLVELPGNSRNRAGAAWGTFLRMLEYKCEREGTHFVSVDPKDTTKECASCGVKTDKPLWVREHACPSCGFEVDRDANAAWNILSRGLEDVGVGHSESTPVETALPVDTVVSAKRVVETGSPTLKERTASAVSE from the coding sequence ATGCAGTACAACTACAAGTATCGACTCAACCCGCCAAAAGCCCTCACTAAAACGCTTCTGCACCACGTCGATACTTGTAGGCAACTGTACAATCACGTCCTCTACCTGCTCAGCGAGACAGACGACATTCCCGCCCGCTACGAGGTGCAGGGACGACTCCCCGACCTCAAAACATGGTGGGACGACCTGACCGACGTACACTCGAAAGTCCTCCAGATGGTCGTCAAGCGTGTCTACGACAACCTCTCCACGCTCAAAGCACAGAAGGAGAACGGACGCGCCGTGGGAATGCTCAAGTGGAAACCGCCTCGGGAGTATCGGTCGCTCACCTACAACCAGTCCGGCTTCGAACTCAAGAATACGAGTGGTCGGCCTGTCTTGTGGTTGAGCAAAATCGGTGAGATACCGATTCACCTCCACCGAGACATTCCCGAGAATGCGACCATCAAACAGGTCGCGGTCAAACGAGAACCCACGGGTGAATGGTACGCCACGTTTGGGATCGACGTGGAGGAAGCCACACCTGAAAAACCAGAGACGCCCGAGAAGATCGTTGGTATCGACGTGGGGATTCTCAAGTACGCCCACGACACCGATGGGTACGCCATCGAAAGTCCCGACTTCAGTGACGAGCGCGAACGACTCGAACGCGCACAACGCGACCTCTCGCGGAAGGAACACGGCTCTGCGAATTGGGAGAAACAACGGCAGGTCGTGGCCGAACGACACGCCAATCTCAAGCGAAAGCGACGAGACTTCCTCCACAAGTTGTCGAACTACTACGCCACCGAGTACGACTTGGTGGCTGTTGAGGACTTGGATGCGAAGGGGCTGGTCGAACTCCCCGGTAACTCACGGAATCGAGCAGGCGCGGCGTGGGGGACATTCCTTCGGATGCTCGAATACAAGTGCGAGCGTGAGGGAACGCACTTCGTCTCGGTTGATCCGAAAGATACGACGAAGGAGTGCGCGTCCTGTGGTGTCAAGACGGACAAACCGCTGTGGGTTCGTGAACACGCGTGTCCCTCGTGTGGGTTCGAGGTGGATAGGGATGCGAATGCGGCGTGGAATATTCTTTCTCGCGGTCTTGAAGATGTAGGAGTGGGTCACTCCGAATCAACGCCTGTGGAGACTGCGCTCCCTGTAGACACCGTTGTGTCTGCAAAGCGCGTCGTGGAAACAGGAAGCCCCACCCTCAAGGAGCGAACCGCGTCAGCGGTGAGCGAGTAG